A window from Candidatus Methylomirabilota bacterium encodes these proteins:
- a CDS encoding putative hydro-lyase, whose amino-acid sequence MPIDTRHPREIRQDIRRGKLTGITAGLGQNFVQANLAVLPKDLAYDFLLFCQRNPRPCPLLEVTDVGSAEPVGVARGADLRTDISKYRIYKDGVLADEVTDATPYWRDDLVAFLLGCSFTFEWALLDAGIRLWHVEQGKNVAMWRTSVQCRPAGVFHGPMVVSMRPIAPADLAKTVTASARFPGAHGAPVHIGDPAVIGIKDIARPEWGDAQEFRPGDVPVFWACGVTPQAVALASKPSFMITHSPGHMFITDLPNSALAAL is encoded by the coding sequence ATGCCCATCGACACGCGCCATCCGAGGGAGATCCGGCAGGACATCCGGCGGGGCAAGCTGACGGGCATCACGGCGGGCCTCGGGCAGAACTTCGTCCAGGCGAACCTCGCCGTGCTCCCGAAGGACCTGGCCTACGACTTCCTGCTCTTCTGCCAGCGGAACCCGCGCCCGTGCCCGCTCCTGGAGGTGACCGACGTCGGCTCCGCGGAGCCCGTGGGTGTCGCCCGGGGCGCCGACCTGCGCACGGACATCTCGAAGTACCGCATCTACAAGGACGGCGTCCTCGCCGACGAGGTGACGGACGCGACGCCCTACTGGCGGGACGACCTCGTCGCGTTCCTCCTCGGCTGCTCGTTCACGTTCGAGTGGGCGCTGCTCGACGCCGGGATCCGGCTCTGGCACGTCGAGCAGGGGAAGAACGTCGCGATGTGGCGCACGTCCGTCCAGTGCCGCCCGGCGGGCGTGTTCCACGGGCCCATGGTCGTCTCGATGCGCCCGATCGCTCCCGCCGACCTCGCCAAGACGGTGACCGCGAGCGCCCGGTTCCCCGGCGCCCACGGCGCGCCGGTCCACATCGGCGACCCCGCGGTCATCGGCATCAAGGACATCGCGCGTCCCGAGTGGGGCGACGCGCAGGAGTTCAGGCCGGGCGACGTGCCGGTGTTCTGGGCGTGCGGCGTCACGCCCCAGGCCGTCGCGCTCGCCTCGAAGCCCTCGTTCATGATCACGCACAGCCCGGGGCACATGTTCATCACCGATCTGCCGAACTCCGCCCTCGCGGCGCTCTAG
- the pxpB gene encoding 5-oxoprolinase subunit PxpB → MRFQPAGDLAVSIELGEEISVEVNTRVRALEYLIQQKALPGVVEMVPSFRALLVYYDPRQVGYDELCARITELAPQATTAALPPSRAIELPCCYADPELGLDLEAAAERLGLPPGELVRLHSGAEYVVYFIGFTPGLPYMTGMPERIHLPRLDTPRTKTPPGSVAIGGTQCCIYSVDSPGGFWVLGRTPLRLYDPDASEPTLLRPGDRVRFRPIDRVEYDRILARVEARAYAPVIA, encoded by the coding sequence TTGCGGTTCCAGCCGGCCGGTGACCTCGCCGTTTCGATCGAGCTCGGCGAGGAGATCAGCGTCGAGGTGAACACGCGGGTGCGCGCCCTCGAGTACCTGATCCAGCAGAAGGCCCTCCCGGGCGTCGTCGAGATGGTCCCGAGCTTCCGCGCGCTGCTCGTCTACTACGACCCGCGCCAGGTCGGCTACGACGAGCTCTGCGCGCGGATCACCGAGCTCGCCCCGCAGGCCACGACCGCGGCCCTGCCGCCCTCGCGGGCGATCGAGCTGCCGTGCTGCTACGCGGACCCCGAGCTCGGCCTCGACCTCGAGGCGGCGGCGGAGCGGCTCGGGCTGCCGCCCGGCGAGCTCGTGAGGCTCCACAGCGGGGCCGAGTACGTCGTCTACTTCATCGGCTTCACGCCCGGGCTCCCGTACATGACGGGCATGCCCGAGCGCATCCACCTCCCGCGCCTCGACACGCCGCGCACGAAGACGCCCCCCGGCAGCGTGGCGATCGGCGGCACGCAATGCTGCATCTACTCCGTGGATAGCCCGGGCGGATTCTGGGTCCTCGGCCGCACGCCGCTCCGGCTCTACGATCCCGACGCGAGCGAGCCGACCCTGCTGCGTCCGGGCGACCGCGTGCGCTTCCGCCCGATCGACCGCGTCGAGTACGATCGGATCCTGGCCCGCGTCGAGGCGCGCGCCTACGCGCCGGTGATCGCGTGA
- a CDS encoding biotin-dependent carboxyltransferase family protein produces the protein MIRILDPGPQTTVQDLGRAGQLRYGIPPSGPVDRFAFVLANRLVGNPDGAAALECTLAGPRFEVQTPRAIAVTGADMQLTVNGREAPRWATVALKPGDVVRLGPARSGVRGYIAFSGGLDVPPVLGSRATYLRGRLGGLEGRALRKDDQLRLGPVPPPPARRVASRAVPEYGGEPTLRVVLGPQADRFTKEGIGALLGSSYEMLPQSDRMGARLRGPRIPHTRGHDIISDGIALGSIQVPGDGQPIVLLVDRQSTGGYTKVATVCSFDIGRIGQVKPGQSVRFRAVTVEEAHGLLRQWDASLEGALREETA, from the coding sequence GTGATCCGGATCCTCGACCCGGGGCCGCAGACGACCGTGCAGGACCTCGGGCGGGCGGGGCAGCTCCGCTACGGGATCCCGCCCTCCGGGCCCGTGGACCGCTTCGCGTTCGTCCTCGCGAACCGGCTCGTCGGGAACCCCGACGGCGCCGCCGCGCTCGAGTGCACGCTCGCGGGTCCGCGCTTCGAGGTGCAGACGCCACGCGCGATCGCCGTCACCGGCGCCGACATGCAGCTCACGGTGAATGGCCGCGAGGCGCCGCGCTGGGCCACGGTCGCGCTGAAGCCCGGCGACGTGGTGCGGCTCGGCCCGGCGCGCTCGGGCGTGCGCGGCTACATCGCGTTCTCGGGCGGGCTCGACGTGCCGCCCGTGCTCGGCTCGCGCGCGACGTACCTGCGTGGGCGTCTCGGGGGCCTGGAGGGTCGCGCGCTCCGGAAAGACGACCAGCTCCGCCTCGGCCCGGTGCCGCCGCCGCCGGCGCGGCGCGTGGCGTCGCGTGCGGTGCCGGAGTACGGCGGCGAGCCCACGCTGCGCGTGGTGCTCGGTCCGCAGGCCGACCGCTTCACCAAGGAGGGCATCGGCGCCCTCCTCGGGAGCTCGTACGAGATGCTGCCGCAGTCCGACAGGATGGGCGCGCGCCTGCGCGGCCCGCGCATCCCGCACACCCGCGGCCACGACATCATCTCCGACGGGATCGCGCTCGGCTCGATCCAGGTGCCCGGGGACGGCCAGCCGATCGTGCTGCTCGTGGATCGGCAGTCCACGGGCGGCTACACGAAGGTGGCGACCGTCTGCTCGTTCGATATCGGCCGCATCGGCCAGGTCAAGCCCGGCCAGTCCGTGCGGTTCCGCGCCGTCACCGTGGAAGAGGCGCACGGGCTGCTGCGCCAGTGGGACGCATCCCTCGAGGGAGCGCTGAGAGAGGAGACCGCATGA